From a region of the Salvelinus namaycush isolate Seneca chromosome 40, SaNama_1.0, whole genome shotgun sequence genome:
- the n6amt1 gene encoding methyltransferase N6AMT1 produces MSFPTPLYSHAGRGPFTDVYEPAEDSFLLIDALEQDADRLKKISPSVCLEVGSGSGVVSAFLASVIGPTALYLCTDVNPAAAQCTLETSRCNGVSLQPIITDLVDSLLPRLCGKVDVLFFNPPYVVTPSEEVGSQGIEAAWAGGRWGREVMDRFFPLLPKLLSNQGLFYLVTVAENNPEEITTLLRKFGLQGAPCLSRRTGPESLSVLRFQRTT; encoded by the exons ATGTCCTTTCCCACCCCGTTGTACTCCCATGCGGGCCGCGGGCCTTTCACTGACGTGTACGAGCCAGCCGAGGACTCCTTCCTCTTGATAGATGCCCTTGAGCAGGATGCTGACAGACTGAAGAAAATTAG CCCCTCTGTGTGTCTAGAGGTGGGCAGTGGCTCTGGGGTGGTGTCCGCCTTTCTGGCATCCGTGATCGGACCTACAGCTCTATACCT CTGTACTGACGTGAACCCCGCAGCAGCCCAATGCACTCTGGAGACGTCTCGCTGTAACGGCGTTAGTCTGCAACCCATCATCACTGActtg GTGGACTCTCTCTTGCCACGGTTGTGTGGAAAAGTGGACGTTCTTTTTTTCAACCCTCCTTATGTCGTCACACCATCAGAAGAG GTGGGTAGCCAGGGCATCGAGGCAGCCTGGGCTGGTGGGAGGTGGGGCCGAGAGGTGATGGACAGGTTCTTCCCGCTGCTTCCAAAGCTACTGTCCAATCAGGGATTGTTTTACCTGGTCACTGTGGCAGAGAACAACCCAG AGGAGATCACCACTCTACTGAGGAAGTTTGGCCTGCAGGGGGCGCCTTGTCTGTCCCGACGAACTGGTCCAGAGAGCCTGTCTGTTCTGCGCTTCCAAAGAACAACGTGA